A section of the Bacillota bacterium genome encodes:
- a CDS encoding sigma-54-dependent Fis family transcriptional regulator produces the protein MGRPERFRLSNRELEVILNSTHDGMIAVDRRGLITIFNAAAARITGLDPADMIGKRAQNVIPNTRLHIVLESGQAELNQQQVLGGVKIITNRVPVRNSEGHVIGAVAVFRDISEVIALAEEITNLRQIQGLLEAIINSTQDAISVVDENGNGLLINPAYTRLTGLTEEDVIGKPATTDIAEGESMHMKVLRTRLPVRGARMKVGPRRKEVIVHAAPLIVGDELRGSVAVIHDTSEIRRLTEELDRAKTLIRRLEAKYTFDDIVGVSPKMARAIEQARRVAATPVTVLLRGESGTGKELFAHAIHNASDRSHGQFIRVNCTAIVDTLLESELFGYEEGAFTGARRGGKRGLFEEANGGTIFLDEVGATNLALQAKLLRVLQEKEIVRVGDTRPIPVDVRVIAATNTDLERAVREGRMREDLYYRLNVVPIFIPPLRERIEDIPVLCHSLIRRFNQAYGRNVTRVSDEALDILIEYDWPGNVRELENVLSRAIISMHYSEIEILPGHLPALGKSQQWPQIVQGDASNEAGRGEKRPVQGVPRLRETVERAERRAILRALEAAGGNKTAAAKLLGIGLRSLYYKIRRYGIS, from the coding sequence ATGGGGCGACCTGAACGGTTCCGTCTGTCCAACAGAGAACTCGAAGTCATCCTGAACTCCACGCACGACGGCATGATCGCCGTTGACCGCCGGGGGCTCATTACCATATTCAATGCCGCTGCCGCGCGTATCACCGGGCTCGATCCAGCCGACATGATAGGCAAGCGAGCTCAAAATGTGATCCCCAACACCCGGCTCCACATCGTGCTCGAGAGCGGTCAGGCAGAACTCAACCAACAGCAGGTGTTGGGCGGGGTGAAGATCATCACCAACCGAGTGCCGGTGCGCAACTCGGAAGGTCACGTCATAGGAGCGGTCGCGGTTTTCAGAGACATCAGTGAGGTGATCGCCCTCGCGGAGGAGATCACCAACCTCCGCCAGATCCAAGGCCTTCTCGAAGCCATCATCAACTCCACTCAGGACGCCATATCCGTGGTGGACGAAAACGGGAACGGGCTCCTCATCAACCCGGCGTACACGAGACTCACCGGCCTCACCGAAGAGGACGTCATCGGCAAGCCGGCCACCACCGACATCGCCGAGGGCGAGAGCATGCACATGAAGGTGCTTCGCACTCGGCTCCCCGTGCGGGGAGCCCGCATGAAGGTGGGTCCAAGGAGGAAGGAAGTCATAGTCCACGCGGCGCCGCTGATCGTTGGTGACGAGCTACGGGGCAGCGTCGCCGTGATCCACGACACATCGGAGATCAGGCGGCTCACCGAGGAACTCGACAGGGCCAAGACGTTGATCAGGCGGCTTGAGGCCAAGTACACGTTTGACGACATAGTTGGGGTGAGCCCCAAGATGGCACGAGCCATAGAACAGGCTAGGCGTGTCGCGGCGACGCCCGTGACCGTCCTCCTCAGGGGAGAGAGCGGGACCGGAAAGGAGCTGTTCGCGCACGCCATCCACAACGCGAGCGATCGGTCGCACGGTCAGTTCATCAGGGTAAACTGCACGGCCATAGTGGATACGCTCCTCGAGTCCGAGCTGTTCGGCTACGAAGAGGGCGCTTTCACCGGAGCGAGAAGGGGCGGCAAGCGCGGGCTCTTCGAGGAAGCGAACGGCGGGACGATCTTCTTGGATGAGGTTGGGGCGACCAACCTCGCTCTTCAAGCGAAGCTGCTCCGAGTCCTTCAGGAAAAGGAGATCGTGAGGGTTGGGGACACGAGGCCCATACCGGTGGACGTAAGGGTCATAGCTGCCACCAATACCGATCTTGAGAGAGCGGTCAGAGAGGGGCGGATGAGGGAGGACTTGTACTACCGACTGAACGTGGTCCCGATCTTCATCCCACCGCTGAGGGAACGCATAGAGGACATACCCGTCCTGTGCCATAGTCTGATACGCCGGTTCAACCAAGCGTACGGGCGCAACGTGACCCGCGTTTCCGATGAGGCGCTCGACATTCTCATAGAGTATGACTGGCCCGGCAACGTCAGGGAATTGGAGAACGTTCTCAGCCGAGCCATCATCAGCATGCACTACAGCGAGATCGAGATCCTGCCAGGCCATCTGCCTGCCCTGGGCAAGTCCCAACAGTGGCCTCAGATCGTACAAGGGGACGCGTCCAACGAGGCGGGGAGAGGAGAGAAGCGACCCGTCCAAGGCGTTCCCAGGCTGCGAGAGACCGTCGAGCGCGCCGAAAGACGCGCCATCCTCCGCGCGCTCGAGGCGGCAGGCGGCAATAAGACCGCCGCTGCGAAACTCCTCGGAATAGGTTTGAGAAGCCTCTACTACAAGATCAGGCGATATGGGATCTCATGA
- a CDS encoding 3-hydroxybutyryl-CoA dehydrogenase produces MNVSKLAVVGAGQMGTGIAQVAATAGLSVVLLDVSEDLARRGLAAVEKGLDRAIEKGKLAPEEKREVLARIQAGACLSLTSDADVAIEAVFERVDVKEDVLRKLDALLPPAAVIASNTSSISITRLASATRRPENVVGMHFMNPVPAMKLVEIISGEATSDETRRAAWELAERMGKVPVAVSDYPGFVANRLLIPMINEAAYCLMEGVASREDIDTVMRLGMNHPMGPLALADLIGLDTCLHIMEVLYEGFRDPKFRPCPLLRRMVDAGHLGRKVGKGFYTY; encoded by the coding sequence GTGAACGTCTCCAAGTTGGCGGTCGTGGGCGCGGGGCAGATGGGGACCGGGATAGCGCAAGTGGCGGCAACAGCCGGGCTTTCCGTGGTGCTATTGGACGTCTCAGAGGATCTTGCGCGGCGAGGCTTGGCCGCAGTGGAGAAGGGGCTCGACCGCGCCATCGAGAAAGGCAAGCTGGCGCCGGAGGAGAAACGCGAGGTGCTCGCAAGGATCCAGGCCGGGGCTTGTCTCTCCCTCACGTCCGACGCGGACGTGGCCATAGAGGCGGTGTTTGAGCGAGTCGACGTAAAGGAAGACGTCCTCCGAAAGTTGGACGCGCTTCTCCCGCCGGCTGCCGTAATCGCCTCCAACACGTCCTCGATCTCCATCACGCGGCTCGCGTCGGCAACCAGACGGCCCGAGAACGTGGTCGGCATGCACTTCATGAACCCTGTTCCCGCCATGAAACTCGTGGAGATCATCTCAGGGGAGGCCACCTCGGACGAAACGCGCCGGGCCGCTTGGGAGCTCGCGGAGAGAATGGGCAAGGTCCCCGTGGCGGTTTCCGACTATCCCGGGTTCGTCGCGAACAGGCTGCTCATCCCGATGATAAACGAGGCGGCGTATTGTCTCATGGAGGGAGTCGCCTCCCGGGAAGACATCGACACTGTGATGAGACTCGGAATGAATCACCCAATGGGCCCGCTGGCCCTCGCCGACCTCATAGGGCTCGATACCTGTCTGCACATTATGGAAGTCCTCTACGAAGGCTTCAGAGACCCCAAGTTCAGGCCCTGCCCGCTGCTCCGCCGCATGGTTGACGCGGGTCACCTGGGCAGGAAGGTCGGAAAGGGCTTCTACACGTACTGA
- the pnp gene encoding polyribonucleotide nucleotidyltransferase, translated as MEHHCLDMILGGRRLSLEVGKVAKQANGSVLVRYGDTVVLVTACMSKEPREGIDFFPLLVDYEERLYAVGKIPGGWIKREGRPSEVATLSARMIDRPIRPLFPEGFRHDVQVVCTVLSVEQDCEPDVTAMIGASAALSISDIPFRGPVGGVRVGRIDGQLVINPSLEQSLKSDLSLVVAGTKDAILMVEAGASEVPEEVILEAISFGHEAIRGIVEFIEGLTAMCGKPKREVTLYRPDPTIEAKVRERATSDLRDALKSEDKLAREERTDAAKMTVVEEMRETLGDEFSLYEKDITMVLDKIVKEEVRKMILEEGYRPDGRRVDEIRPISCEVGVLPRVHGSGLFTRGQTQVLTSVTLGAIGEEQLLDGLGEEESKRYMHHYNFPPYSVGEVRPMRGPGRREIGHGALAERALAAMIPDEEAFPYTIRLVSEVLESNGSTSQASVCGSTLALMDAGVPIKRPVAGIAMGLVKEADRVVVLSDIQGIEDALGDMDFKVAGTDRGVTAIQMDIKIPGITRDILEKALAQAREGRLFILGKMLEVIPEPRKELSPYAPRIIRMTIDPEKIRDVIGPGGKIIRHIIDETGAKIDIEDDGRVFIAAVDESAGAKARKMIEDLTAEVEVGKVYTGTVTRIMNFGAFVEILPGKEGLVHISELAHTRVPRVEDVVKVGDTVEVKVTEIDRQGRINLSRKEVLPRDSALEAGRRQGAHRQGVPGRHDQHGDYRRRR; from the coding sequence ATGGAACACCACTGCCTGGACATGATTCTGGGCGGGAGGAGACTTTCGCTTGAGGTCGGGAAGGTCGCGAAACAGGCCAACGGGTCGGTACTGGTCAGGTACGGCGACACTGTGGTGTTGGTCACGGCGTGCATGTCGAAGGAGCCGCGAGAAGGCATCGATTTCTTCCCGCTTCTGGTAGATTACGAGGAAAGGCTCTACGCTGTGGGCAAGATCCCTGGTGGGTGGATAAAGAGGGAAGGGAGACCTTCTGAAGTCGCCACCCTGTCGGCCCGCATGATAGATAGGCCGATAAGGCCGCTCTTTCCCGAGGGGTTCAGGCACGACGTGCAAGTGGTGTGTACTGTGCTGTCGGTTGAGCAGGATTGTGAACCGGACGTCACAGCGATGATTGGCGCGTCCGCCGCCCTCAGCATATCCGACATTCCGTTTCGTGGACCCGTCGGTGGAGTAAGGGTCGGAAGAATCGATGGCCAGCTAGTCATCAACCCGAGCCTCGAACAGTCCCTCAAGAGCGATCTCTCCCTTGTGGTCGCGGGAACGAAAGACGCCATCCTCATGGTAGAGGCTGGCGCGAGCGAAGTCCCTGAAGAGGTGATCCTCGAGGCCATATCCTTCGGCCACGAGGCGATCCGTGGGATCGTCGAGTTCATTGAGGGGCTCACCGCCATGTGCGGCAAGCCCAAGCGCGAAGTGACTCTGTATAGGCCGGATCCCACTATCGAAGCGAAGGTGAGGGAACGGGCCACATCAGATCTCCGCGACGCTCTGAAAAGCGAGGACAAGCTTGCCCGCGAAGAACGCACCGACGCTGCCAAGATGACGGTAGTCGAGGAGATGCGGGAGACCCTCGGCGACGAGTTCTCTTTGTATGAGAAAGACATCACCATGGTCCTTGACAAGATAGTCAAGGAAGAGGTCAGGAAGATGATCCTCGAAGAGGGCTATCGACCTGACGGGAGAAGGGTTGATGAGATCCGGCCAATCTCCTGTGAGGTGGGAGTCCTTCCGAGGGTACACGGTTCCGGCCTTTTCACCCGTGGTCAGACGCAGGTGCTTACAAGCGTAACGTTGGGAGCCATCGGGGAAGAGCAACTCCTCGACGGTCTGGGTGAGGAAGAGTCCAAGCGGTACATGCATCATTACAACTTCCCGCCTTACAGCGTGGGCGAGGTGCGGCCGATGAGGGGCCCTGGTCGGCGCGAGATAGGTCATGGGGCGCTCGCAGAACGCGCGCTTGCGGCGATGATTCCTGACGAGGAGGCTTTCCCATACACGATCCGGCTCGTGTCCGAGGTGCTCGAGTCGAATGGCTCCACGTCCCAGGCGAGCGTGTGCGGGTCCACCCTTGCGCTCATGGACGCCGGCGTCCCCATCAAGAGGCCGGTCGCGGGGATAGCCATGGGTCTTGTCAAGGAGGCCGACAGGGTCGTCGTGCTCTCTGACATCCAGGGGATCGAGGATGCCCTCGGCGATATGGATTTCAAGGTCGCGGGAACGGACCGCGGCGTCACGGCCATTCAGATGGACATCAAGATCCCGGGGATAACCAGAGACATCCTCGAGAAGGCCCTCGCTCAAGCCAGGGAGGGAAGACTGTTCATCCTCGGGAAGATGCTCGAGGTCATCCCCGAGCCGCGCAAGGAGCTCTCGCCATACGCTCCGAGGATAATCCGGATGACCATCGATCCAGAGAAGATCCGCGACGTCATCGGCCCCGGCGGCAAGATAATAAGGCACATCATCGACGAGACCGGAGCGAAGATCGATATAGAGGATGACGGCAGGGTCTTCATCGCGGCCGTCGACGAAAGCGCTGGCGCGAAGGCCAGGAAGATGATAGAGGATCTCACCGCTGAGGTCGAGGTCGGCAAGGTTTATACGGGCACAGTCACTCGGATAATGAACTTCGGCGCGTTCGTGGAGATCCTGCCCGGCAAGGAGGGCCTTGTGCACATCTCCGAACTGGCTCACACACGGGTGCCCAGGGTGGAGGATGTCGTCAAGGTGGGTGACACGGTCGAGGTCAAAGTCACCGAGATAGATAGGCAGGGCAGGATAAACCTATCCCGCAAGGAGGTGCTCCCGAGGGATAGTGCTCTGGAGGCTGGGCGCCGCCAGGGCGCACATCGCCAAGGCGTGCCGGGCCGACACGATCAGCATGGAGACTATAGGCGCCGAAGATAG
- the rpsO gene encoding 30S ribosomal protein S15, with product MALPAGEKQAIIEKYRLHENDTGSPEVQIAILTERINSLTEHLKEHRKDHHSRRGLLKMVGQRRNLLNYLKEKDIERYRAIIDRLGLRK from the coding sequence GTGGCTCTACCCGCCGGCGAAAAGCAAGCGATCATTGAGAAGTACAGACTTCACGAGAATGACACTGGTTCACCAGAGGTGCAGATAGCGATCCTCACTGAGAGGATCAACAGTCTCACCGAGCACCTAAAGGAACATCGGAAGGACCATCACTCGCGACGCGGGCTGCTCAAGATGGTCGGTCAGAGGCGCAATCTCCTCAACTACCTCAAGGAGAAGGATATCGAAAGGTATCGCGCCATCATCGATCGACTCGGCCTCAGAAAGTAA
- a CDS encoding bifunctional riboflavin kinase/FAD synthetase, translating into MKVISDVARIDIADVARSVICLGTFDGVHLGHQEILRRCVACAKRYEARAVAFTFDRHPLRVIRPQAAPAQLTDIEDKLALIEAMGIEVAVVARFDEAFASATPEQFAREVLVDGLRAAKAVVGFNYTFGRSASGTAPVLAELGRKHGFEVEIAEPVTVGGVPVGSTEIRARLSRGDVVGAWAMLGRPFSLKGTVVPGEGRGRTLGYPTANVQVSSELAVPASGVYAVIAGVCGKELRAVANVGVRPTFDGKVPRLEVFAIDFAGDIYGETMRVSFVKRLRDELRFSSASALASQIADDVKNAEMVFATRLAGHTECGMGAAAGESGTAQPERTTES; encoded by the coding sequence GTGAAAGTCATAAGTGATGTGGCACGGATCGACATCGCAGACGTGGCAAGGTCAGTGATCTGTCTGGGGACGTTTGATGGCGTGCACCTGGGGCACCAGGAGATACTCAGAAGATGCGTCGCTTGCGCGAAGCGTTACGAGGCACGTGCCGTGGCTTTCACCTTCGACAGGCACCCTCTCCGGGTCATCCGGCCGCAGGCAGCCCCCGCGCAGCTCACAGACATCGAGGACAAACTCGCGCTCATAGAGGCGATGGGGATCGAAGTTGCAGTGGTAGCACGCTTCGACGAGGCCTTCGCCAGTGCGACACCGGAGCAATTCGCGCGCGAGGTGCTGGTAGACGGCCTGCGGGCTGCCAAAGCGGTGGTTGGCTTCAACTACACTTTCGGACGGAGCGCGAGCGGTACCGCCCCGGTCCTGGCGGAACTGGGCAGGAAGCACGGCTTCGAGGTGGAGATCGCGGAGCCCGTCACGGTCGGTGGGGTTCCCGTGGGAAGCACGGAGATCCGGGCGCGTCTTTCGCGTGGGGACGTGGTCGGAGCGTGGGCGATGCTCGGCAGGCCATTCTCTCTGAAGGGAACGGTGGTCCCGGGCGAGGGGCGCGGGCGAACGCTCGGGTATCCCACGGCAAACGTGCAGGTAAGCTCGGAATTGGCTGTGCCGGCAAGCGGCGTCTATGCGGTGATCGCGGGCGTTTGCGGGAAGGAACTCCGCGCAGTGGCTAACGTGGGCGTTAGGCCGACGTTTGATGGCAAGGTTCCCCGCCTAGAGGTGTTCGCCATCGACTTCGCAGGCGACATATACGGTGAGACCATGAGAGTGTCGTTCGTGAAGAGGCTTCGCGATGAGTTGAGGTTCAGTTCCGCTTCGGCACTCGCGTCCCAGATAGCGGACGACGTCAAGAACGCTGAAATGGTGTTCGCCACTCGCCTCGCGGGGCATACTGAATGTGGGATGGGAGCGGCCGCCGGAGAGTCGGGCACGGCTCAGCCCGAGCGAACGACGGAATCGTGA